A DNA window from Stenotrophomonas sp. 57 contains the following coding sequences:
- a CDS encoding DUF2968 domain-containing protein, protein MRETSGGAVFARHARGAALLAVAMMLVAPAAMAARGDREAAAEPAARSAPVVRNTVDELKQLMDSRQLTELRTTYNGNYGASLLFNANTLTYYVALFQEKNFWRVIKTDAVDNAERVYRTFAQQSEQLAQVYIDTIRLEAGKRYTERLVAYNEERLRTLQQEMEQQQAQSAQVSAALQQAQQQAVSLSTDVQSTNSQLDALQRRIQILQAEQGNPELSLPKPDSVPSPAPAAASDGR, encoded by the coding sequence ATGCGAGAAACTTCAGGGGGCGCGGTCTTCGCCCGGCACGCGCGCGGCGCGGCACTGCTGGCCGTGGCCATGATGCTGGTGGCACCGGCGGCGATGGCTGCCCGTGGCGACCGTGAGGCAGCCGCCGAGCCGGCCGCCCGCAGCGCGCCGGTGGTGCGCAACACCGTTGACGAGCTCAAGCAGCTGATGGATTCGCGCCAGCTGACCGAGCTGCGCACGACCTACAACGGCAACTACGGCGCCAGCCTGCTGTTCAACGCCAACACCCTGACCTACTACGTCGCCCTGTTCCAGGAGAAGAACTTCTGGAGGGTGATCAAGACCGATGCCGTCGACAACGCCGAGCGGGTCTACCGTACGTTTGCGCAACAGTCCGAACAGCTGGCCCAGGTCTACATCGATACCATCCGCCTGGAAGCCGGCAAGCGCTACACCGAGCGCCTGGTGGCCTACAACGAGGAACGCCTGCGCACCCTGCAGCAGGAAATGGAACAGCAGCAGGCACAGTCGGCCCAGGTCAGCGCCGCCCTGCAGCAGGCACAGCAGCAGGCCGTCAGCCTCAGCACCGACGTGCAGAGCACCAACAGCCAGCTGGATGCCCTGCAGCGCCGCATCCAGATCCTGCAGGCCGAACAGGGCAACCCGGAACTGAGCCTGCCCAAGCCGGACAGCGTGCCTTCGCCGGCACCGGCTGCCGCCAGCGACGGCCGCTGA
- a CDS encoding alpha/beta hydrolase gives MSNFVTVADGARIFYKDWGTGQPIVFAHGWPLSSDAWDPQMLFMGQNGYRVIAHDRRSHGRSSQTWDGNNMDTYADDLAAVIEALDLKDAILVGHSTGGGEVAHYIGRHGSSRVAKVVLVGAVPPLMLKTEANPAGTPLEVFDGIRKGTGGDRSQFFKDLTTPFFGANRDGNSVTQGMRDAFWLQGMLGGVKGQYDCIHEFSEVDYTDDLKKIDVPALVVHGDDDQIVPFDASAKLSSQIIRDAELKVYPGAAHGLTITHAEQFNADLLAFARS, from the coding sequence ATGAGCAACTTCGTCACCGTCGCCGACGGCGCGCGCATCTTCTACAAGGACTGGGGCACCGGCCAGCCGATCGTGTTCGCCCACGGCTGGCCGCTGTCCTCCGATGCCTGGGACCCGCAGATGCTGTTCATGGGCCAGAACGGCTACCGCGTGATCGCCCATGACCGGCGCAGCCACGGCCGCTCCAGCCAGACCTGGGACGGCAACAACATGGACACCTACGCCGATGACCTGGCGGCGGTGATCGAGGCCCTGGACCTGAAGGACGCGATCCTGGTCGGCCACTCCACCGGGGGTGGCGAAGTCGCGCACTACATCGGCCGCCATGGCAGCAGCCGCGTGGCCAAGGTGGTGCTGGTCGGCGCCGTGCCGCCGCTGATGCTGAAGACCGAGGCGAACCCGGCCGGCACCCCGCTGGAAGTCTTCGACGGCATCCGCAAGGGTACCGGTGGCGACCGCTCGCAGTTCTTCAAGGATCTGACCACGCCGTTCTTCGGCGCCAACCGCGATGGCAACAGCGTCACCCAGGGCATGCGTGACGCGTTCTGGCTGCAGGGCATGCTCGGCGGCGTCAAGGGCCAGTACGACTGCATCCATGAGTTCTCGGAAGTCGACTACACCGACGACCTGAAGAAGATCGACGTGCCGGCGCTGGTCGTGCACGGTGATGACGACCAGATCGTGCCGTTCGATGCTTCGGCCAAGCTGTCCTCGCAGATCATCAGGGATGCCGAGCTGAAGGTGTATCCCGGTGCCGCGCACGGCCTGACCATCACCCACGCCGAGCAGTTCAACGCCGATCTGCTGGCGTTCGCACGCAGTTGA
- a CDS encoding MFS transporter, with product MVNATASQPPAQAAGAWSPLRIRMFRSIWLAILASNIGTWVNDVAAAWVMAERTGSPLMVALVQSATTVPIVLLALAAGTLADIVDRRRYLLATQGWMLLVAAVMAALTAMDMLSPQLLVLLTFCMGCGAAMAMPAQAAIVSELVPQPMLASAVALNSIGINIARSIGPAIGGVIVAQLGAVWAFGFNAITFAAMLFVVWGWKRDPKQSSLPPEGFGAGLKAGLRYASRAWRLQAVLIKSVGFFFFAAAMNALLPVVVRGQMHGGAGQYGMLLGCIGIGAVGGALLLPKLRAQLDRDLLVLLATLSLALSLVGLALTRSWYVLPLVMLVNGFAWITVLSSLQIAAQTAVPAWVRARALALYIMVFSAGMAAGGLSWGALAQRTSPELALLVAAAGAVIGGLLVWRVRIAGTEDLNLRPAGHWPAPELSVPVSNDRGPVLVTIEYRIDDADRAAFQAQMRALGTIRRRDGAVVWGVVEDVATPGIHLEYFVTPSWLEHLRQHERITADDRAIQEALRELHRGERAPVVRHFVGGHDPLPKTGVPHHHSDI from the coding sequence ATGGTGAACGCAACCGCGTCGCAACCCCCCGCACAGGCCGCAGGTGCCTGGTCCCCGCTGAGGATCCGGATGTTCCGTTCGATCTGGCTGGCGATCCTGGCCAGCAACATCGGCACCTGGGTCAACGACGTGGCCGCCGCCTGGGTGATGGCCGAGCGTACCGGCTCGCCACTGATGGTGGCCCTGGTGCAGTCGGCGACTACCGTACCGATCGTGCTGCTGGCGCTGGCCGCTGGAACGCTGGCCGACATTGTCGATCGCCGCAGGTACCTGCTGGCGACCCAGGGCTGGATGCTGCTGGTGGCGGCAGTGATGGCGGCGCTGACGGCGATGGACATGCTGAGCCCACAGCTGCTGGTGTTGCTGACCTTCTGCATGGGGTGCGGTGCCGCGATGGCGATGCCGGCGCAGGCCGCTATCGTGTCCGAACTGGTGCCGCAGCCGATGCTGGCCTCGGCGGTGGCGCTGAACTCGATCGGCATCAACATCGCACGCTCGATCGGCCCGGCCATCGGCGGTGTGATCGTCGCTCAGCTCGGTGCGGTCTGGGCGTTCGGTTTCAACGCCATCACCTTCGCCGCGATGCTGTTCGTGGTGTGGGGCTGGAAGCGCGACCCGAAGCAGTCGAGCCTGCCACCGGAAGGTTTCGGTGCAGGCCTGAAGGCGGGCCTGCGCTACGCCAGCCGCGCGTGGCGGCTGCAGGCGGTATTGATCAAGTCGGTCGGCTTCTTCTTCTTCGCCGCCGCGATGAACGCGCTGCTGCCGGTGGTGGTGCGTGGGCAGATGCACGGCGGGGCGGGGCAGTACGGCATGCTGCTGGGCTGCATCGGTATCGGTGCAGTGGGCGGTGCCTTGCTGCTGCCGAAGCTGCGCGCACAGCTGGACCGCGACCTGCTGGTGCTGCTGGCCACGCTGTCGCTGGCGCTGAGCCTGGTCGGCCTGGCGCTGACCCGTAGCTGGTACGTGCTGCCGCTGGTGATGCTGGTCAATGGTTTCGCGTGGATCACCGTACTGTCATCGCTGCAGATCGCCGCGCAGACCGCGGTGCCGGCATGGGTACGTGCGCGAGCGCTGGCGCTGTACATCATGGTGTTCTCGGCCGGCATGGCGGCCGGTGGCCTGAGCTGGGGCGCGCTGGCGCAGCGTACCTCGCCGGAGCTGGCGCTGCTGGTGGCCGCCGCAGGTGCGGTGATCGGTGGCCTGCTGGTGTGGCGCGTGCGCATCGCCGGTACCGAAGACCTGAACCTGCGTCCGGCCGGGCACTGGCCGGCACCGGAGCTGTCGGTGCCGGTGTCGAACGATCGTGGCCCGGTGCTGGTCACGATCGAGTACCGCATCGACGATGCTGATCGTGCCGCGTTCCAGGCACAGATGCGCGCTCTGGGCACCATCCGTCGTCGCGATGGTGCCGTGGTCTGGGGCGTGGTCGAGGATGTGGCCACCCCGGGCATCCACCTGGAGTATTTCGTGACCCCGTCGTGGCTGGAGCACCTGCGCCAGCACGAACGCATCACCGCCGACGACAGGGCGATCCAGGAGGCGCTGCGGGAGCTGCATCGCGGTGAGCGTGCCCCTGTGGTGCGTCATTTCGTAGGCGGGCACGACCCGCTGCCGAAGACCGGCGTGCCGCATCACCACAGCGATATCTGA
- a CDS encoding alginate export family protein, with protein MFVLRVLSLAVLAVPTLALACEGGRCTDAGDDQLRWDASLRLRGLYYDPARFGIGGGEDSYGLLRALASATYVEDAWQAKLQLGVHAENGKAGGPGRTDRSALDVQQAYWRWQRGSFHLQLGRQEAGYGSSRLLSVRDGPNIRLAFDGARLGWKGSLGTLDLMALRPVQNRPGAFDDRGEHGAHLWGAYATTARAQGAGQWDLYLLDYRREGARFSAGVGTERRQTVGARWFGQSGALDWNSELVAQGGELRTSAATLDIRAWTLATDTGWRWTHLPLQPRLGLKADIASGDGNPRDGRLGTFNALFPKSAYFSEASLLAPANLMDLQPTLTLRLHDAVTTELGVQMAWKHRRADAVYTTPAPQVALPGSAGGARRIGTQYKSETRWQASEHWQWQLPLAWVDAGPALKQAGGQDTLFASIVGAWQW; from the coding sequence ATGTTCGTGCTTCGCGTTCTGAGCCTGGCGGTGTTGGCTGTGCCAACGCTTGCACTGGCCTGCGAGGGTGGCCGTTGCACTGACGCCGGTGACGACCAATTGCGATGGGACGCCTCACTGCGCTTGCGCGGCCTGTACTACGACCCGGCCCGGTTTGGCATCGGCGGCGGCGAAGATAGCTATGGCCTGCTGCGTGCGCTGGCCTCGGCTACCTATGTGGAGGATGCCTGGCAGGCGAAGCTGCAGCTGGGCGTGCATGCTGAGAATGGCAAGGCAGGCGGCCCCGGCCGCACGGACCGCAGCGCGCTGGACGTGCAGCAGGCCTACTGGCGGTGGCAGCGTGGCAGCTTCCACCTGCAGCTGGGACGGCAGGAAGCAGGCTATGGCAGTTCGCGGCTGCTGTCGGTGCGCGATGGGCCGAATATCCGCCTGGCCTTCGATGGTGCACGCTTGGGATGGAAGGGTAGCCTCGGCACGCTTGATCTGATGGCGCTGCGGCCGGTGCAGAATCGACCGGGAGCCTTCGATGATCGCGGCGAGCACGGTGCCCACCTGTGGGGTGCCTATGCCACCACGGCACGCGCGCAGGGCGCAGGACAGTGGGATCTGTACCTGCTGGACTACCGCCGGGAAGGCGCACGCTTCTCGGCGGGTGTCGGCACCGAGCGTCGGCAGACCGTAGGTGCTCGCTGGTTCGGCCAGTCCGGTGCACTGGACTGGAACAGTGAACTGGTGGCGCAGGGCGGTGAACTGCGCACCTCGGCAGCGACGCTCGACATCCGTGCCTGGACGCTGGCCACCGATACCGGCTGGCGCTGGACGCACCTGCCGCTGCAACCGCGGCTGGGGCTGAAGGCGGACATCGCCAGTGGCGATGGCAATCCACGAGACGGCCGCCTGGGAACCTTCAATGCACTGTTCCCGAAATCGGCCTACTTCAGCGAGGCCAGCCTGCTGGCGCCGGCCAACCTGATGGACCTCCAGCCGACCCTGACCCTGCGCCTGCACGACGCGGTGACGACGGAGCTGGGCGTACAGATGGCCTGGAAGCATCGTCGCGCCGATGCGGTGTACACCACGCCGGCACCGCAGGTGGCGTTGCCGGGCAGCGCCGGTGGCGCTCGCCGCATCGGCACTCAGTACAAATCCGAAACCCGCTGGCAGGCCAGCGAACACTGGCAATGGCAGCTGCCGCTGGCCTGGGTCGATGCCGGTCCTGCACTGAAGCAGGCCGGTGGCCAGGACACGCTGTTCGCCTCGATCGTTGGAGCATGGCAATGGTGA
- a CDS encoding amidohydrolase yields MSTLVIRNARITTLDPQQPHAQALAVQEGRIVAVGSDAEIMRDWGNEATLVDAQGRRLLPGLNDSHTHLIRGGLNYNLELRWDGLRSLADAMAMLKAQVDRTPAPQWVRVVGGFTAAQFNEKRLPTLQELNDIAPDTPVFLLHLYDRALLNRAALRACGYTKDTPDPPGGQIVRDSLGNPTGLLLAKPNALILYATLAKGPRLPIEYQANSTRHFMRELNRLGITSVIDAGGGFQNYPEDYQVIEQLHRDDQLTVRIAYNLFTQNKGKEVDDFRGWSEILQPRQGDDLLRHNGAGEMLVFSAADFELFNEPRPELPPELEPELHDVVKLLVEKRWPFRIHATYDESISRILDVYEQVNREVPFDGLHWFIDHAETITPRNIERIRALGGGIAVQHRMAYQGEAFVERYGVQAARQTPPVKRMLSEGVPVGAGTDATRVASYNPWVALSWLVTGRTVGGLALYGDENLLEREQALRLWTQGSAWFSGDEAVKGTLKAGQLADFILLSADFFRVDDAQIADITSVLTVVGGRIVHADGDYAGLAPQLPPAMPDWSPVNRFGGYHVGGAATGLAAAHRHHHGVACSTHGVHGHAAQHAAPTDDLTAFWGAMGCSCFAF; encoded by the coding sequence ATGAGCACGCTGGTCATCCGCAATGCCCGCATCACCACGCTCGATCCGCAGCAGCCGCATGCACAGGCGTTGGCCGTGCAGGAAGGACGCATCGTCGCGGTCGGCAGCGACGCGGAGATCATGCGCGATTGGGGCAATGAAGCGACCCTGGTCGACGCGCAGGGCCGGCGCCTGCTGCCGGGGCTCAACGACAGCCATACGCATCTGATCCGCGGTGGCCTGAACTACAACCTGGAACTGCGCTGGGATGGACTGCGCTCGCTGGCTGACGCGATGGCGATGCTGAAGGCACAGGTCGACCGCACCCCGGCGCCGCAATGGGTCCGCGTGGTCGGTGGCTTCACTGCCGCGCAGTTCAACGAGAAGCGCCTGCCCACGCTGCAGGAGCTCAACGACATCGCGCCGGATACGCCGGTGTTCCTGCTGCACCTGTACGACCGCGCGCTGCTCAATCGCGCCGCGCTGCGCGCCTGTGGCTACACCAAGGACACGCCGGATCCGCCGGGCGGGCAGATCGTGCGTGATTCGCTGGGCAACCCGACCGGGCTGCTGCTGGCCAAGCCCAATGCGCTGATTCTGTACGCGACGCTGGCGAAGGGCCCGCGCCTGCCGATCGAGTACCAGGCGAACTCGACGCGACATTTCATGCGTGAACTGAACCGGCTCGGCATCACCTCGGTGATCGACGCCGGCGGTGGCTTCCAGAACTATCCCGAGGACTACCAGGTCATCGAGCAGCTGCACCGCGATGACCAGCTGACAGTGCGCATCGCCTACAACCTGTTCACCCAGAACAAGGGCAAGGAGGTGGATGACTTCCGTGGCTGGAGCGAGATCCTGCAGCCGCGCCAGGGCGATGACCTGCTGCGCCACAACGGTGCCGGGGAGATGCTGGTGTTCTCCGCGGCCGACTTCGAGTTGTTCAACGAACCGCGACCAGAGCTGCCGCCGGAGCTGGAGCCGGAACTGCACGACGTGGTGAAGCTGCTGGTCGAGAAGCGCTGGCCGTTCCGCATCCACGCCACCTACGACGAGAGCATCAGCCGCATTCTCGATGTCTACGAACAGGTGAACCGTGAGGTGCCGTTCGATGGCCTGCACTGGTTCATCGACCACGCCGAGACCATCACCCCGCGCAACATCGAGCGCATCCGCGCGCTGGGTGGCGGCATCGCCGTGCAGCACCGCATGGCCTACCAGGGCGAAGCCTTTGTCGAGCGCTACGGCGTGCAGGCCGCACGGCAGACGCCGCCGGTGAAGCGGATGCTGTCCGAGGGCGTACCGGTGGGCGCGGGTACCGATGCCACCCGCGTGGCCAGCTACAACCCATGGGTGGCGCTGTCGTGGCTGGTGACCGGGCGTACCGTCGGTGGCCTGGCCCTGTATGGCGACGAGAATCTGCTGGAGCGCGAACAGGCGCTGCGCCTGTGGACCCAGGGCAGCGCCTGGTTCTCCGGCGACGAGGCGGTGAAGGGCACCCTGAAAGCCGGCCAGCTGGCCGACTTCATCCTGCTCTCGGCCGACTTCTTCCGCGTTGACGATGCGCAGATCGCCGACATCACCAGCGTGCTGACCGTGGTCGGTGGACGCATCGTGCATGCCGACGGCGACTATGCGGGGCTTGCGCCGCAGCTGCCGCCGGCGATGCCGGACTGGTCACCGGTCAACCGTTTCGGTGGCTACCATGTCGGGGGCGCCGCCACCGGATTGGCGGCCGCCCATCGCCACCATCACGGCGTGGCCTGCAGTACCCACGGCGTGCACGGGCATGCCGCGCAGCATGCGGCGCCCACCGATGACCTGACCGCGTTCTGGGGCGCGATGGGATGTTCGTGCTTCGCGTTCTGA
- a CDS encoding DoxX family protein, with product MLAGHGLDLALLMLRVAAGGFLLPHALGKLFGWFGGPGLPGFATELRGFGLPAAAPLPLLLALLQVLSGLAVLLGWQTRIAALVAAAFIGFTVLLALPKGWFWMRGGSEYPLMWTTVLLALALAGPGAWALDGQRLPGDIA from the coding sequence ATGCTGGCTGGCCATGGCCTCGACCTAGCCCTGCTGATGCTGCGCGTGGCCGCCGGCGGATTCCTGCTGCCGCATGCGCTGGGCAAGCTGTTCGGCTGGTTCGGTGGCCCGGGGCTGCCCGGGTTCGCCACCGAGTTGCGCGGCTTCGGGTTGCCGGCGGCAGCGCCGTTGCCGCTGCTGCTTGCCCTGCTGCAGGTGCTGTCCGGGCTGGCCGTGCTGCTGGGCTGGCAGACCCGCATCGCCGCGCTCGTGGCAGCGGCTTTCATTGGCTTCACCGTACTGTTGGCCCTGCCCAAGGGCTGGTTCTGGATGCGCGGGGGCAGCGAGTACCCGTTGATGTGGACCACGGTACTGCTGGCCCTCGCGCTGGCCGGTCCCGGTGCCTGGGCGCTGGACGGCCAACGCCTTCCGGGAGATATCGCATGA
- a CDS encoding hydrolase: protein MNPATATPAPSLLSPTDHALVLIDFQSQMAFATHTIDISALRNNVSLIGKGAKGFNVPVLLTTVAEASFSGPMFPELPVIFPGQPVFDRTSMNTWEDQPVIDEINRIGKRRLVMAGLWTSVCIVGPALSALAQGFEVYVITDACGDVSEEAHECAITRMVQAGAVPMTSVQYLLELQRDWARGETYDLTTGIARDHAGGYGIGIQYAKRMFGAQEGGH from the coding sequence ATGAACCCTGCCACCGCCACGCCCGCCCCGTCCCTGCTGTCACCGACCGACCATGCGCTGGTACTGATCGATTTCCAGTCGCAGATGGCATTTGCCACTCACACCATCGACATCTCCGCGCTGCGCAACAACGTGTCGTTGATCGGCAAGGGCGCCAAGGGCTTCAACGTGCCGGTGCTGCTGACCACGGTGGCGGAGGCCTCGTTCTCCGGCCCGATGTTCCCGGAGCTGCCGGTGATCTTCCCGGGCCAGCCGGTGTTCGACCGCACCTCGATGAACACCTGGGAAGACCAGCCTGTGATCGATGAGATCAACCGTATCGGCAAGCGCCGGCTGGTGATGGCCGGCCTGTGGACCAGCGTCTGCATCGTCGGCCCGGCGCTGTCGGCACTGGCGCAGGGCTTCGAGGTCTATGTGATCACCGATGCCTGTGGTGATGTCAGCGAGGAAGCACACGAGTGCGCGATCACCCGCATGGTGCAGGCCGGTGCGGTACCGATGACCAGCGTGCAGTACCTGCTGGAGCTGCAGCGCGACTGGGCGCGTGGTGAGACCTACGACCTGACCACCGGCATCGCGCGCGATCACGCGGGTGGCTACGGCATCGGCATCCAGTACGCCAAGCGCATGTTCGGCGCGCAGGAAGGCGGGCACTGA
- a CDS encoding AraC family transcriptional regulator: MGHPPAASSMATVLPHAPPAASLAPQQAAALQRALRYVDEHLSQPLRVTELAAAACVSRFHLVRLFRTGTGASPLRYVRRRRIERARQLLSIQQLPMSSLAQQLGFFDQSHFVRSFRAETGCSPGQYLAGDAALLLPPDLDSNGVHA, translated from the coding sequence ATGGGCCATCCCCCCGCGGCGTCCTCGATGGCCACCGTCCTTCCGCATGCCCCCCCCGCCGCGTCGCTGGCACCGCAGCAAGCCGCCGCGTTGCAGCGGGCACTGCGCTATGTCGATGAACACCTGTCACAGCCGCTGCGGGTGACCGAACTGGCGGCCGCTGCTTGTGTCAGCCGTTTCCATCTGGTGCGCCTGTTCCGCACCGGTACCGGCGCCAGTCCGCTGCGCTACGTCCGCCGGCGCCGTATCGAACGTGCGCGCCAGCTGTTGTCGATCCAGCAGCTGCCCATGTCCAGCCTGGCGCAGCAGCTGGGCTTCTTCGACCAGAGCCATTTCGTCCGCAGCTTCCGTGCGGAGACGGGCTGCAGTCCCGGCCAGTACCTGGCCGGTGATGCCGCCCTCCTGCTTCCCCCAGACCTTGATTCCAACGGAGTCCACGCATGA
- a CDS encoding sensor histidine kinase gives MRAMRGRPFPFLRRLPALLTCLMLMTALPALAVQRPVLSSGLPGYEHTAWRVGQGAPGDIWDIAQDRDGLLWLATGSGLYRFDGRRFERQAPPAGSSLPSTNMVTLAVGRDDAMWIGYFQAGISQLARGQLYNYGRQQGVPVGVVPHFSQDREGRLWAAVNGGLRWFDGRRWQPPPASAGLPEHRVQWVLHDSRGTFWVLADLKIWMRGPHQAAFTDTGIAVSQMATLAENPQGEVWLADRVRGASPLANAQGLLAEPEREARRLPDLVAARMQFTTDGTLWATMSPHGGVARVTFDGTRAVRMERFDSPHGLTATSAVPIIADREGNLWVGTNLGLNRFRARSVHTLAAGPADPYRSLVRTTDGRVYGYGEDLKPYDLRRPLLEGSAAQLQAAARQAPAPIWQFDWVNLARTVEGRTTLIPLPAPFTGQPLHALLFPDQAQAWVCAGERGVLHYRDNQWQRAGRLPEQACSSLALDAHGQLLLGYADGRVRRMGTAAIETFGAAQGLSAGPVTALLQHRDLLLVAGEAGLAARVGEGPFVAVRTDMAGVLEGITGMVADAEGHLWLNGSRGLVRLESSQLRRALRAGSPVTPRLFDAVDGMPGIALQSGPIPTAALADDGLLWLATNQGLAWLDTTRSHVNITPPSVRIGDVLYGSKHLPLHDGLRLPAGTSQLQIDYVALSLARPERNRYRYRLSGVDDRWQDAGSSTRAYYTNLAPGSYRFEVEAANEDGIWSATPASRSFRIAPTFMQTVWFKLLCTIAVLALLVVAVRIRSSQLAALFRARLQERNGERERIARDLHDTLLQGSQGLILRLHAISQSPQTPEPVRSQLEAAMQLAERNLAEGRERVNALRDGPFAGRDLASALADVHAEYAGHGTNPLRLTVEGATPPLQADAAEEVFLIGREAIRNALRHANAGAIEVELSYGTRCFLLHVRDDGVGIADDNAGYGHWGLQGMRERAQRLGAELQLWTRPGLGTEVALAVPARRLYHRRPSRWRWRWPWSRPNHD, from the coding sequence ATGCGCGCCATGCGTGGCCGCCCCTTCCCGTTCCTGCGTCGCCTGCCTGCGCTGCTGACGTGCCTGATGTTGATGACCGCCCTGCCCGCGCTCGCCGTGCAGCGTCCCGTGCTGAGCAGCGGACTGCCTGGCTACGAGCACACCGCGTGGCGGGTCGGCCAGGGTGCGCCTGGCGATATCTGGGACATTGCGCAGGACCGTGATGGACTGCTGTGGCTGGCGACCGGTTCAGGCCTGTACCGCTTCGACGGCCGCCGTTTTGAACGCCAGGCGCCGCCAGCGGGCAGCAGCTTGCCGTCCACCAACATGGTCACCCTGGCAGTCGGGCGCGATGACGCAATGTGGATCGGCTACTTCCAGGCCGGCATCAGCCAACTCGCACGCGGCCAACTGTACAACTATGGCCGGCAACAAGGCGTACCGGTCGGCGTGGTGCCGCACTTCAGCCAGGACCGCGAGGGCCGCCTCTGGGCGGCGGTCAATGGTGGACTGCGCTGGTTCGATGGCCGGCGTTGGCAGCCCCCGCCGGCCTCCGCCGGGCTGCCGGAACACCGCGTGCAATGGGTGTTGCATGACAGCCGTGGCACATTCTGGGTACTGGCCGATCTGAAGATCTGGATGCGCGGGCCGCACCAGGCAGCGTTCACCGATACCGGCATCGCCGTCTCCCAGATGGCAACACTGGCGGAGAACCCGCAGGGCGAGGTGTGGCTGGCTGACCGCGTCCGTGGCGCCTCGCCGCTGGCAAACGCACAGGGGCTGCTGGCCGAGCCCGAACGTGAGGCGCGGCGCCTGCCCGACCTGGTCGCTGCCCGCATGCAGTTCACCACCGACGGCACACTGTGGGCGACGATGAGCCCGCATGGAGGCGTCGCCCGGGTCACATTCGACGGCACCCGTGCCGTGCGCATGGAGCGCTTCGATTCACCGCACGGCCTGACTGCCACCTCGGCGGTGCCGATCATCGCCGACCGCGAAGGCAACCTCTGGGTCGGTACCAATCTTGGCCTCAACCGCTTCCGCGCGCGCAGCGTGCACACCCTGGCGGCCGGCCCCGCTGATCCGTACCGCTCGCTGGTGCGCACCACTGACGGGCGGGTGTACGGCTACGGCGAAGACCTCAAGCCCTACGACCTGCGGCGCCCACTGCTGGAAGGCAGCGCCGCGCAGCTGCAGGCCGCGGCACGGCAGGCACCTGCACCGATCTGGCAGTTCGATTGGGTCAACCTGGCGCGCACTGTCGAAGGCCGCACCACGCTGATTCCGCTGCCCGCACCCTTCACCGGGCAACCCCTGCACGCCCTGCTGTTTCCCGACCAGGCGCAGGCCTGGGTATGCGCCGGCGAACGCGGTGTACTGCATTACCGGGACAACCAATGGCAGCGCGCTGGCCGCCTGCCCGAGCAGGCCTGCTCGTCGCTGGCGCTGGACGCCCATGGCCAACTGCTGCTCGGCTACGCCGATGGTCGCGTGCGCCGGATGGGCACTGCGGCCATCGAGACCTTTGGCGCAGCGCAGGGCCTTTCGGCAGGGCCGGTGACCGCCCTGCTGCAGCACCGGGACCTGTTGCTGGTAGCCGGCGAAGCCGGGCTGGCCGCGCGCGTCGGCGAGGGGCCGTTCGTTGCCGTGCGCACCGACATGGCCGGCGTCCTCGAAGGCATCACCGGCATGGTCGCCGATGCGGAAGGGCATCTGTGGCTCAATGGCAGCCGTGGCCTGGTAAGGCTCGAGAGCAGCCAGCTGCGGCGCGCACTGCGCGCGGGATCCCCGGTGACGCCGCGCCTGTTCGATGCCGTGGATGGCATGCCGGGCATTGCCCTGCAGAGCGGCCCCATCCCCACCGCCGCGCTGGCCGATGACGGCCTGCTGTGGCTGGCCACCAACCAGGGCCTGGCGTGGCTGGATACCACGCGTTCGCACGTCAACATCACGCCGCCCAGCGTGCGCATCGGTGACGTCCTGTACGGCAGCAAACACCTGCCGTTGCATGACGGCCTGCGCCTGCCGGCGGGCACCAGCCAGCTGCAGATCGACTACGTCGCGCTGTCGCTGGCACGCCCGGAGCGCAACCGTTACCGCTATCGCCTGTCCGGCGTCGATGACCGCTGGCAGGATGCCGGCAGCAGCACGCGTGCCTACTACACCAACCTGGCGCCAGGCAGCTATCGCTTCGAAGTGGAGGCCGCCAACGAAGACGGCATCTGGAGCGCCACGCCAGCCAGCCGCAGCTTCCGCATCGCACCCACCTTCATGCAGACGGTCTGGTTCAAGCTGCTGTGCACGATTGCCGTGCTGGCGCTGCTGGTGGTGGCAGTGCGCATCCGCAGTAGCCAGCTGGCGGCACTGTTCCGCGCGCGCCTGCAGGAACGCAATGGTGAGCGCGAACGCATCGCGCGCGACCTGCATGACACCCTGCTGCAGGGCAGCCAGGGGCTGATCCTGCGCCTGCATGCGATCAGCCAGTCACCCCAGACCCCGGAGCCGGTGCGCAGCCAGCTGGAAGCGGCCATGCAGCTGGCCGAACGCAACCTGGCCGAGGGCCGCGAGCGGGTCAACGCGCTGCGCGACGGTCCGTTCGCCGGGCGCGACCTGGCCTCGGCACTGGCCGACGTGCATGCCGAGTATGCCGGCCACGGCACTAACCCCCTGCGCCTGACCGTCGAGGGCGCGACGCCCCCCTTGCAGGCCGATGCCGCAGAAGAGGTGTTCCTGATCGGCCGCGAGGCGATACGCAACGCACTGCGCCACGCCAATGCGGGCGCCATCGAAGTGGAACTGTCCTACGGCACGCGCTGTTTCCTGCTGCACGTGCGCGACGATGGCGTCGGCATCGCGGACGATAATGCCGGCTACGGGCACTGGGGCCTGCAGGGCATGCGCGAGCGGGCGCAACGGCTTGGCGCGGAGCTGCAGCTGTGGACCCGCCCAGGCCTGGGTACCGAAGTGGCGCTGGCGGTCCCTGCCCGGCGCCTGTATCACCGCCGTCCGTCGCGCTGGCGCTGGCGCTGGCCCTGGAGCAGACCGAACCATGACTGA